One window from the genome of Desulforamulus ruminis DSM 2154 encodes:
- a CDS encoding phosphate ABC transporter substrate-binding protein — protein MFKNTKKWMLVFALILTASVVFAGCGNKEETPSTEGEKKEGSLSGSITIAGSTSVQPLSEELAKAFMSKNSGVTINVQGGGSSAGVKAANEGAAEIGASSRELTEEEKGMGITEHKIALDGIAVIVNSKNAVAELTMDQVKDIFSGKITNWKEVGGKDGAISVVNREEGSGTRGAFEELVLGKEAKFTDKALTQPSTGAVRTTVAGDENAVGYISLGSLNEEVKGIKIDGVEPNVDNVVSGSFKISRPFLYLTKGDVNDVTKAYIDFVMSEEGQKIVEESGFISAK, from the coding sequence ATGTTTAAGAACACAAAAAAATGGATGCTGGTATTTGCACTTATTTTAACTGCCTCAGTGGTTTTTGCCGGTTGCGGCAACAAAGAAGAGACTCCCTCAACGGAAGGAGAGAAAAAAGAAGGCAGTCTGTCCGGTTCCATTACTATCGCAGGTTCTACCTCGGTACAACCTCTTTCGGAAGAATTGGCTAAAGCCTTTATGTCCAAAAATTCCGGTGTTACAATTAATGTTCAGGGTGGCGGATCTTCTGCCGGGGTAAAGGCAGCCAATGAAGGAGCTGCTGAAATCGGAGCTTCTTCCCGTGAACTGACGGAAGAAGAAAAGGGCATGGGCATTACGGAACATAAAATTGCCCTGGACGGAATTGCGGTAATTGTTAACTCCAAAAATGCGGTTGCTGAACTAACCATGGATCAAGTTAAAGATATCTTTTCCGGAAAGATTACCAACTGGAAAGAAGTTGGCGGTAAAGACGGTGCCATTAGTGTGGTAAACCGTGAAGAAGGCTCCGGTACCCGTGGCGCTTTTGAAGAACTGGTACTAGGCAAAGAAGCCAAGTTTACTGACAAGGCCTTGACCCAGCCTTCTACCGGTGCGGTACGCACAACGGTTGCCGGTGACGAAAATGCGGTGGGTTATATCTCTCTCGGTTCTTTAAACGAAGAAGTTAAAGGGATAAAAATTGATGGTGTTGAACCCAATGTTGATAACGTTGTGTCCGGTTCCTTTAAAATCTCCCGTCCCTTCCTGTACCTGACCAAAGGGGATGTAAATGATGTAACCAAAGCCTACATTGACTTCGTGATGAGTGAAGAAGGTCAGAAGATTGTAGAAGAATCCGGCTTCATTTCTGCAAAGTAA